Proteins encoded in a region of the Brevefilum fermentans genome:
- a CDS encoding OsmC family protein: protein MIKRTAKAVWQGDLKQGSGSLELGSGAFQGKYSFTSRFEDGVGTNPEELIGAAHAGCFSMALSLELSKAGYTVDEIQTEAIVSLGKDGDGFSIPEIKLVSKARVKDITMDEFIKYASGAKENCPVSKALAGVKIYLEAHLIK from the coding sequence ATGATTAAAAGAACAGCAAAAGCCGTATGGCAAGGTGATTTGAAGCAGGGCAGCGGTTCACTGGAATTGGGCAGCGGCGCCTTCCAGGGAAAATATTCCTTCACCTCCCGTTTTGAGGACGGCGTGGGAACCAACCCGGAGGAGTTGATCGGTGCCGCGCACGCGGGCTGCTTCTCGATGGCGCTCAGCTTAGAGCTTTCCAAAGCCGGCTACACCGTGGATGAGATCCAAACCGAAGCGATTGTCTCTCTGGGCAAAGATGGGGATGGTTTTTCAATTCCCGAAATTAAACTGGTGTCGAAAGCTCGGGTCAAAGATATTACCATGGACGAGTTTATCAAGTACGCATCGGGCGCCAAGGAAAACTGCCCGGTTTCAAAAGCACTGGCCGGGGTGAAGATATACCTGGAAGCGCATTTGATTAAATAG
- a CDS encoding glutaminyl-peptide cyclotransferase → MQNRNKTDRQARALTRQPVFWAKILLIALLLSGCLPRPVGETGSIPMDLSAQMTYEVVNSFPHDPEAFTQGLVYHEGYLYESAGLYGESSLRKVALETGEVLQRVELPPQVFGEGLTLWEDRLLQLTWREGRGFIHALEGFAPLGEFTYATEGWGLTHDGVQLIMSDGSHRLYFLDPESYHMIGTVEVFDQDQPVERLNELEFINGEVFANIWQTDWIVRIDPQSGVVLGWIDMAGILPEALITPTTDVLNGIAYDPQGNRLFVTGKNWPLLFQVRLVPLDEGH, encoded by the coding sequence ATGCAAAATCGAAACAAAACTGACCGGCAAGCCAGGGCGTTGACCCGCCAGCCCGTATTTTGGGCGAAAATCCTGTTGATCGCTCTGCTGCTATCCGGCTGTTTGCCCCGGCCAGTAGGCGAAACCGGGTCCATCCCGATGGATCTGTCTGCGCAGATGACTTATGAAGTGGTGAACTCCTTCCCGCATGACCCGGAGGCGTTTACCCAGGGATTGGTCTACCATGAGGGTTACCTGTACGAAAGCGCCGGGCTGTATGGCGAATCATCCCTGCGCAAAGTCGCGCTGGAAACTGGAGAGGTGCTGCAGCGCGTGGAACTTCCTCCACAGGTCTTTGGGGAAGGACTGACTCTATGGGAAGATCGGTTGTTACAGTTAACCTGGCGCGAGGGGCGCGGGTTCATCCACGCGCTTGAGGGTTTCGCACCCCTGGGCGAATTCACCTATGCAACCGAGGGCTGGGGTCTGACTCATGATGGGGTGCAGCTTATTATGAGTGACGGCAGCCATCGCCTGTATTTTTTAGACCCGGAAAGCTATCACATGATTGGCACAGTCGAGGTTTTCGACCAGGATCAGCCTGTTGAGCGGCTTAATGAACTGGAATTTATCAACGGGGAGGTGTTTGCCAACATCTGGCAGACGGATTGGATCGTCCGCATCGACCCGCAGTCTGGTGTGGTTTTGGGCTGGATCGACATGGCTGGGATCCTGCCTGAGGCGTTAATCACACCGACCACAGACGTGTTGAACGGCATCGCCTACGATCCGCAAGGCAACCGCTTGTTTGTCACCGGCAAAAACTGGCCACTGCTGTTCCAGGTTCGCCTGGTGCCCCTTGATGAGGGTCATTAA
- a CDS encoding Hsp20/alpha crystallin family protein: MANLIRRDPFREMLSWNRALERMLDNVYDTGEYAYGEPMSLCMPMDMVEKPDEFVVKANVAGIDADNIEITYTDNNLTIKGEVRDEREEGEEGHYHLRERRFGTFSRTISLPGTVDVEKIQAETENGILQIHLPKKEEVKPRRIEVKGASKSKVIEGKSKNK, translated from the coding sequence ATGGCTAATTTAATACGACGTGATCCCTTTCGAGAAATGCTGAGCTGGAACCGTGCTTTGGAGCGTATGCTTGATAATGTCTACGATACCGGTGAATATGCTTACGGAGAACCGATGAGCCTGTGCATGCCCATGGACATGGTGGAAAAACCAGACGAGTTCGTTGTTAAAGCCAACGTGGCTGGCATCGACGCAGACAACATCGAAATCACTTATACGGACAATAACCTGACGATCAAGGGCGAAGTTCGCGATGAGCGTGAAGAAGGCGAAGAGGGTCATTACCACCTGCGAGAACGCCGCTTTGGTACCTTCTCTCGCACGATTTCCCTGCCCGGCACCGTGGACGTGGAAAAGATCCAGGCTGAAACAGAAAACGGTATCCTGCAGATCCATCTGCCTAAAAAAGAAGAAGTTAAACCCCGCCGGATTGAAGTCAAGGGCGCCAGCAAATCGAAGGTGATCGAAGGCAAATCAAAAAATAAATAA
- a CDS encoding class I SAM-dependent methyltransferase — protein MSPQEAPPSVRNLDKAALRGEPSYVWRDGQERRLALILEAAGGRQKQAVLVNGCGVGTYLFRLGKFTENIVGLDIEFERLQQAKIHAEHLVNARGEDLPLSAERFDLVLSHEVLEHVQDDRAVIKEILRSLKPGGRLVLFCPNRGYPFETHGFYWRGVYHFGNIPLINYLPRAWRDRLAPHVNVYTRRDLTRLFSGLPVRVIKRTIIFGAYDNIIARHPRFGKSLRAVLQWLEKTPLRIFGLSHFWVVEKTSLE, from the coding sequence ATGTCCCCTCAAGAAGCTCCACCCTCTGTGCGCAACCTGGACAAGGCAGCCCTGCGCGGCGAACCTTCTTATGTTTGGCGGGACGGTCAAGAACGTCGCCTGGCATTAATCCTGGAAGCCGCCGGTGGACGGCAGAAACAGGCGGTGCTGGTGAATGGCTGTGGAGTGGGCACGTACTTGTTTCGCCTGGGGAAATTCACGGAAAATATCGTGGGGCTGGATATTGAGTTTGAGCGCCTGCAGCAAGCCAAAATCCACGCCGAGCACCTGGTCAATGCCCGCGGGGAAGACCTGCCCTTGAGTGCAGAGCGCTTTGACCTGGTATTGAGCCACGAAGTGCTGGAGCACGTCCAGGATGACCGTGCTGTCATCAAAGAGATCCTGCGCAGCTTAAAACCAGGGGGGCGGCTGGTGTTGTTTTGCCCCAATCGCGGCTACCCTTTCGAGACCCATGGGTTTTACTGGCGCGGGGTTTATCATTTCGGAAATATCCCCCTGATCAACTACCTGCCGCGTGCCTGGCGCGATCGACTGGCTCCTCATGTCAATGTTTACACCCGGCGTGATCTCACACGCCTGTTTTCCGGTTTGCCCGTACGCGTGATCAAGCGCACAATCATCTTCGGTGCCTATGACAATATCATCGCCCGGCATCCCCGTTTTGGAAAGAGTCTGCGCGCCGTCCTGCAATGGCTGGAAAAAACGCCCCTGCGGATTTTTGGTTTATCGCACTTCTGGGTGGTTGAAAAGACATCGCTTGAGTGA
- a CDS encoding sensor histidine kinase — MVLKTDLSCEQLEERLAALHQVSLELVQDISIDSLLNRIARIACEQANAAYATIGIRTERGHLEQFISVWNDEGQVFSQPHPPINMNLINAIADASNPVRVMDIQTDLGLVAFPEQAPRIVSLLGVPIYQGGRNLGQIYLVDKITGDGFTQDDERVIETLAAYAAVAISNARSYDELHERDRTLTRRIQDLALLNNLASALASITELDDLLKTALNRVINYFDVEVGEIFLDQEGQNFLSRAIHLGDAVHSIWNQARFTLNESLIGRTARSGNPSIVGLPYRHDPFLRNQALVDAGLAQIACFPLTSRSEVLGVLSIALTRDDPLEDIDRQLLSSIASWVGTTIENVRLNIQGRRLAVLEERERIGMDLHDGVIQSIYAVGLTLEHARLLLEEEPAQVRTRIDQSIEDLNSTIRDLRAFIMDMRPRQLYEENLMDGLRRLVKEFQVNSLVETSLSGPSEGLENLPDPQAIALFHICQEALANVAKHANASKVEVSVWTTSDRVLMEVHDNGRGFDPEAVQLTLGHGISNMQTRARNVGGDLDITTVPGDGTTIMAWVPHTRDIDPMAME; from the coding sequence ATGGTCCTCAAAACAGATCTCTCCTGTGAACAGTTAGAAGAAAGGCTGGCAGCCTTACACCAGGTGAGCCTGGAACTGGTGCAGGATATCTCGATTGATTCCCTGTTGAACCGCATCGCCCGCATCGCCTGTGAGCAAGCCAATGCTGCTTATGCGACGATTGGCATCCGTACCGAGCGCGGGCATCTCGAGCAATTCATCTCGGTCTGGAACGATGAGGGACAGGTCTTTTCCCAACCCCATCCGCCGATCAATATGAACCTGATCAATGCGATTGCTGACGCCAGCAACCCGGTGCGTGTGATGGATATTCAAACCGACCTTGGACTGGTGGCATTCCCTGAACAGGCGCCCAGGATTGTTTCTCTGCTGGGCGTACCCATCTACCAGGGCGGGCGCAACCTGGGGCAAATCTACCTGGTCGATAAAATCACCGGAGACGGCTTCACGCAGGATGATGAGCGCGTGATCGAAACCCTGGCTGCCTATGCCGCAGTGGCAATCTCCAACGCGCGCTCCTACGATGAACTGCACGAACGGGATCGCACCCTCACCCGTCGCATCCAGGATTTGGCGCTGCTCAATAACCTGGCTTCAGCCCTGGCGTCGATCACCGAGCTGGACGATCTGCTTAAAACAGCCCTCAACCGGGTGATTAATTATTTCGATGTGGAAGTCGGTGAAATCTTTTTAGACCAGGAAGGTCAAAATTTCCTTTCGAGGGCGATCCACCTGGGTGATGCCGTCCATTCCATCTGGAACCAGGCACGCTTCACCTTGAATGAAAGCCTGATCGGGCGTACAGCCCGCAGCGGCAATCCCTCTATTGTCGGTCTGCCCTACCGGCACGACCCCTTCCTCAGGAACCAGGCTCTGGTGGATGCCGGGCTGGCGCAGATTGCTTGTTTTCCACTTACCAGCCGTAGTGAAGTGCTGGGCGTGCTCAGCATTGCCCTCACGCGGGATGATCCGTTGGAGGATATCGATCGACAATTGCTCTCATCAATCGCCTCCTGGGTGGGGACCACAATTGAAAACGTCCGCCTGAATATCCAGGGACGTCGGTTGGCTGTGCTCGAAGAGCGTGAGCGCATTGGGATGGACCTGCACGATGGTGTTATCCAATCCATCTACGCGGTGGGGCTGACGCTTGAACATGCCCGTCTGCTGCTCGAGGAAGAGCCCGCCCAGGTCCGCACCCGCATTGACCAATCCATCGAAGACCTCAACAGCACGATCCGTGACCTGCGCGCCTTCATCATGGACATGCGGCCGCGCCAGCTTTATGAAGAGAACCTGATGGACGGATTGCGGCGGTTGGTGAAGGAATTTCAGGTCAATTCTCTGGTTGAGACGTCCCTCAGCGGTCCCTCTGAAGGGTTGGAAAACTTGCCGGATCCGCAGGCGATTGCCCTGTTCCACATCTGCCAGGAAGCGCTGGCAAATGTCGCCAAACACGCCAATGCCAGCAAGGTGGAAGTGTCGGTTTGGACCACATCTGATCGGGTGCTGATGGAAGTGCACGATAATGGCCGCGGCTTTGATCCTGAAGCGGTTCAGCTAACGCTGGGACATGGGATTTCAAACATGCAAACCCGCGCCCGCAATGTTGGCGGAGACCTGGATATCACCACTGTGCCCGGCGATGGTACCACCATTATGGCCTGGGTGCCCCACACCCGCGATATCGACCCGATGGCTATGGAGTGA
- a CDS encoding hydroxymethylglutaryl-CoA reductase, degradative — protein MTANTAHEEKFYNLTPAERLARITDQYRLSAEDGAVLSGEQGLSLESANHMIENVIGTFSLPLGIARNFLINGREVPVPMVVEEPSIVAGASFMAKLARGTGGFFAHADAAEMIGQIQVLDLDDPSTARLALLDNKEMLLAEAARVDPVLIKLGGGPRDLEVRLIQDSPIGEFVVVHLVYDVVDAMGANAVNTAVERLAPIIERITGGRVLLRILSNLADRRLARARVTINTADLTFGEFSGETVRDGIVQAWAFAAADPYRAATHNKGIMNGIDSVLIATGNDWRAVEAGAHAFAARGGRYTSLSTWSQDETGNLEGSLEMPMAVGTVGGATRVHPAAQACLRLMGIKSAADLAEVLVSVGLAQNLAALRALATEGIQRGHMTLHARQVAVAAGAQPEQIDALVERLIADKIIRIDHAIAILEDWNGGDRGQ, from the coding sequence ATGACCGCAAACACGGCACATGAAGAAAAATTTTACAACCTGACACCTGCAGAACGCCTGGCACGCATAACCGATCAGTACCGGCTTTCAGCAGAGGATGGGGCAGTATTGAGCGGAGAGCAGGGCCTTTCACTTGAATCTGCAAATCACATGATCGAAAATGTGATTGGCACCTTCAGCCTGCCGCTGGGAATAGCCCGCAATTTTCTGATCAACGGTCGCGAGGTTCCCGTGCCAATGGTCGTGGAGGAGCCTTCCATCGTCGCTGGCGCTTCTTTCATGGCGAAATTGGCGCGCGGCACGGGCGGTTTTTTTGCCCACGCAGATGCAGCCGAGATGATTGGGCAAATCCAGGTTTTGGACCTGGACGACCCATCCACTGCCCGACTGGCGCTGCTGGATAACAAAGAAATGCTGCTGGCAGAAGCTGCGCGGGTTGATCCCGTGCTGATTAAACTGGGCGGCGGACCGCGTGACCTGGAGGTGAGGTTGATCCAGGATTCGCCCATCGGGGAATTTGTGGTGGTGCACCTGGTTTACGATGTGGTGGACGCCATGGGCGCTAACGCGGTCAACACAGCCGTGGAACGCCTGGCGCCGATTATTGAGCGCATCACCGGGGGCAGGGTCCTTCTACGCATTCTCAGCAACCTGGCTGATCGACGTTTAGCGCGCGCCCGGGTGACCATCAACACCGCAGACCTGACTTTTGGAGAGTTTAGCGGAGAAACCGTGCGCGATGGAATCGTCCAGGCTTGGGCGTTTGCTGCTGCCGACCCTTACCGTGCTGCAACACATAACAAGGGCATTATGAATGGCATCGACTCGGTGCTGATTGCAACCGGGAACGATTGGCGCGCTGTGGAAGCCGGTGCGCACGCGTTTGCCGCCCGGGGTGGGCGCTATACCAGCCTTTCGACCTGGAGCCAGGATGAGACCGGAAACCTGGAGGGGTCACTTGAGATGCCGATGGCTGTTGGCACGGTGGGCGGCGCCACTCGCGTTCACCCAGCGGCTCAGGCCTGCCTGCGCTTAATGGGAATTAAATCGGCTGCCGACCTGGCTGAGGTGCTGGTTTCGGTCGGCTTGGCACAGAACTTGGCTGCTTTGCGGGCACTGGCGACAGAGGGCATCCAGCGTGGGCACATGACCCTGCATGCACGCCAGGTAGCGGTTGCCGCCGGCGCACAGCCCGAACAGATCGATGCCCTGGTCGAACGCTTGATTGCTGATAAAATCATCCGTATTGATCATGCGATAGCAATTTTGGAAGATTGGAATGGAGGAGACCGTGGACAATAA
- a CDS encoding hydroxymethylglutaryl-CoA synthase translates to MDNNEHLSAQQGGVAQIPSRPVGIAGYGVYIPRYRLPGTEVSRIWLGEPSPGPVKEKAVAGLDEDVVTMSIEAARNALARAAIDPEELRAVWVGSESHPYAVKPSGTIVAEAIGAPVHVQAGDFEFACKAGTEAMVAAMALVGSHMADYALAIGMDTAQAKPGDALEYTAASGGAAYIIGPAENALASIDAHYSFVTDTPDFWRREHQIYPEHGQRFTGEPAYFNHIISASRTLLDQMGLTAADFKYAVFHQPNTKFPQRVSKQLGFTPEQIKEGLLSPVIGNTYAGSGMVGLTAILDIAEPGDRILMTTYGSGAGSDAFVITALEALLERRNAAPSTQTYIARRTQIDYATYARMRGKIAMR, encoded by the coding sequence GTGGACAATAATGAGCATTTGTCAGCGCAGCAGGGAGGAGTGGCTCAAATCCCATCCCGCCCCGTAGGCATTGCCGGTTATGGGGTTTATATTCCGCGGTACCGCTTGCCCGGCACCGAGGTCTCGCGAATTTGGCTTGGCGAGCCCTCACCCGGCCCGGTTAAAGAGAAAGCCGTGGCGGGGCTCGACGAAGATGTGGTCACCATGTCGATTGAGGCCGCGCGCAATGCCCTGGCACGGGCGGCAATCGATCCCGAGGAACTGCGAGCGGTGTGGGTGGGCTCGGAATCTCATCCTTATGCGGTTAAACCCTCTGGCACGATTGTGGCAGAGGCGATTGGTGCACCGGTTCACGTCCAGGCCGGGGATTTTGAGTTCGCTTGCAAGGCTGGAACAGAGGCGATGGTGGCTGCCATGGCCCTGGTTGGTTCGCACATGGCGGATTACGCTCTGGCGATCGGCATGGATACCGCCCAGGCTAAACCCGGTGACGCGCTGGAATACACCGCTGCATCGGGTGGAGCGGCTTATATCATCGGTCCGGCTGAAAACGCCCTGGCATCAATTGACGCTCATTATTCTTTCGTGACCGATACTCCGGATTTCTGGCGGCGGGAACACCAAATCTACCCCGAACATGGTCAGCGGTTTACCGGTGAGCCGGCTTATTTTAATCACATCATCTCAGCTTCGCGAACCTTGCTGGATCAAATGGGTCTCACGGCAGCCGATTTCAAATATGCGGTCTTCCATCAACCCAACACAAAATTTCCCCAACGGGTCAGCAAACAGCTTGGCTTTACGCCGGAGCAGATCAAAGAGGGGCTGCTCTCACCGGTGATTGGAAACACCTACGCCGGGTCGGGTATGGTTGGGCTGACCGCCATACTGGATATTGCTGAGCCGGGCGATCGCATCCTGATGACGACCTACGGTTCGGGCGCCGGGTCGGACGCTTTTGTGATCACTGCCCTGGAAGCGCTATTAGAACGACGGAATGCTGCGCCCAGCACCCAGACTTATATTGCCCGCCGCACACAGATCGATTACGCTACCTATGCCCGCATGCGCGGGAAGATTGCCATGAGATGA
- a CDS encoding thiolase C-terminal domain-containing protein: protein MDKRPSDVIVAGISQTPVGEFWDQSIRQLGIEAILDARKDAGGLVPEVLYVGNLLAVSASRQANLGTLLAENAGLRGIEGVTVEAADASGGAALRLAYLAVRSGAVNTAMALGVEKFTDVIGGASEAMLAHMLDADYEAAEGLTPVGLAALLFKRYLLEYEVDRDALAGFPETAHDNASVNPNAMFKYPMRPGVYQQAIVSEDFTLYDVAPYADGAAAVLLTREDCLPVGWDQPRVRLIGSSLVTDTLSIHDRHHPLEWDAARLSVERACRAAGIMPRDVDFFEVHDATTLHTVLSLEAAGFASQGQGWMLGKPETIGLGGQIPITTFGGLKARGNPIGAAGIYQAVEATLQLRGQAGTNQVQGAKLGLIQCLGGMASTAAVHVLAADNG from the coding sequence ATGGATAAACGCCCATCAGATGTAATTGTGGCTGGCATCAGCCAGACACCGGTCGGTGAGTTTTGGGATCAATCGATCCGCCAGTTGGGAATCGAGGCGATCCTTGATGCCCGCAAGGATGCAGGCGGTTTGGTGCCCGAGGTGTTGTATGTCGGCAATCTGCTGGCAGTCTCTGCCTCTCGTCAGGCAAACCTGGGCACCCTGCTGGCTGAGAACGCTGGTCTGCGCGGGATAGAGGGGGTCACTGTGGAAGCAGCCGACGCTTCAGGCGGGGCAGCCTTGCGGCTGGCTTACCTGGCTGTGCGTTCAGGCGCTGTGAATACAGCCATGGCGCTGGGCGTGGAAAAATTCACCGATGTGATTGGCGGGGCATCGGAAGCCATGCTTGCCCACATGCTGGATGCTGATTACGAAGCGGCTGAAGGGTTGACCCCGGTCGGACTGGCAGCGCTTTTATTTAAGCGTTACCTGCTTGAGTATGAGGTCGATCGCGATGCCCTGGCAGGCTTCCCGGAAACCGCCCATGACAATGCTTCGGTCAATCCAAATGCCATGTTCAAGTATCCGATGCGCCCGGGCGTTTACCAGCAAGCTATTGTTTCCGAGGATTTTACCTTGTATGACGTGGCGCCCTATGCGGATGGGGCAGCGGCAGTCCTGCTCACCCGCGAGGATTGCCTGCCCGTGGGTTGGGACCAACCGCGGGTCAGGCTGATTGGATCCAGCCTGGTTACGGATACGCTTTCTATTCATGACCGCCATCATCCGCTGGAATGGGATGCAGCCCGTTTAAGCGTTGAACGCGCCTGCCGTGCAGCAGGCATCATGCCCCGGGATGTAGATTTTTTTGAAGTCCACGACGCCACCACCCTGCATACCGTTCTTTCTCTCGAGGCAGCGGGGTTTGCTTCGCAGGGACAGGGTTGGATGTTGGGCAAGCCTGAGACGATCGGACTGGGCGGTCAGATCCCGATAACCACTTTTGGTGGCTTAAAGGCACGCGGAAATCCGATCGGTGCAGCCGGGATTTACCAGGCGGTGGAAGCCACGCTGCAATTGCGCGGGCAGGCGGGTACAAACCAGGTGCAGGGTGCCAAACTGGGCTTGATCCAGTGCCTGGGCGGGATGGCTTCTACAGCAGCAGTGCATGTTTTAGCAGCGGATAACGGTTAG
- the galE gene encoding UDP-glucose 4-epimerase GalE: MKVLITGGAGYIGSTICSALLDHGHTPVILDSLVTGQLAFTRGRIFYHGDIADQDLVRQVFKDHPDITATIHCAALIVVPESVSKPYEYYQENVVKSMDFFFQLATLGYPRVVFSSSAAIYDVVPGFMVTESSPLNPISPYSRTKYMMEMILKDFCHAYGLKGIALRYFNPIGADPHMRTGLHIKEPSHILGRLVAVARGEAPEFQITGTDWPTRDGTGIRDYIHVWNLALAHIKAVERFDAVIEADASLENPYAVINLGTGRGVTVREMVKAFEHVLGREIPKVEMPPRPGDVAGSYANADKALSLLGWSAEQSIEAGIADALKWGEIRDQILGW, encoded by the coding sequence ATGAAGGTTTTGATCACTGGCGGGGCAGGCTACATCGGCAGCACAATTTGTTCGGCGCTGCTGGATCACGGGCATACCCCGGTTATCCTCGATTCCCTGGTCACCGGTCAGCTCGCTTTCACCCGTGGACGCATCTTCTACCATGGCGACATCGCTGACCAGGACCTGGTGCGGCAGGTTTTTAAGGACCATCCAGACATCACTGCAACGATCCACTGTGCCGCCCTGATCGTGGTGCCTGAATCTGTGTCAAAACCCTACGAGTATTACCAGGAAAACGTGGTCAAGTCGATGGATTTCTTTTTCCAGTTAGCGACTCTGGGTTACCCGCGGGTGGTGTTCAGCTCATCAGCAGCAATTTATGATGTAGTGCCCGGTTTCATGGTCACGGAGTCGTCTCCGCTTAATCCCATTAGCCCTTATTCGCGCACCAAGTACATGATGGAGATGATCCTCAAAGATTTTTGCCACGCCTACGGGCTGAAGGGTATTGCCCTGCGTTATTTCAACCCGATTGGTGCAGACCCGCACATGCGCACGGGTCTGCACATCAAAGAGCCCAGTCACATCCTCGGGCGGTTGGTGGCAGTGGCGCGGGGAGAGGCACCGGAGTTCCAAATCACAGGCACGGACTGGCCCACCCGCGATGGCACTGGCATCCGCGATTATATCCACGTGTGGAACCTGGCTCTGGCGCACATCAAGGCGGTTGAACGTTTTGATGCGGTTATTGAGGCGGATGCGAGCCTCGAGAATCCCTATGCGGTGATCAACCTGGGAACCGGTCGGGGCGTTACTGTGCGCGAGATGGTGAAGGCTTTTGAGCATGTTCTCGGCCGCGAAATTCCCAAGGTGGAAATGCCGCCGCGTCCCGGCGATGTGGCCGGCTCCTATGCCAACGCGGATAAAGCCCTGTCACTGCTGGGCTGGTCGGCTGAACAGTCGATCGAAGCAGGGATAGCCGACGCGCTTAAATGGGGTGAAATACGCGACCAGATTTTGGGGTGGTGA
- a CDS encoding GH3 family domain-containing protein, translating into MAGQPWQASLENPPAAQEVVLQSPLRIYAQTAYSVKFGASTVSSSADYRAKFPVSTYDDYKPRIERVRAGENELLLHETALGWAITHGITKDETKFIPMTATV; encoded by the coding sequence TTGGCGGGGCAGCCCTGGCAGGCATCACTGGAAAATCCGCCAGCAGCCCAGGAAGTTGTGCTGCAAAGTCCGCTGAGAATCTACGCTCAAACCGCATATAGTGTAAAATTTGGCGCCAGCACCGTCAGCAGCAGCGCGGATTACCGGGCGAAATTCCCCGTTTCAACCTATGACGATTATAAGCCCCGCATCGAACGCGTCAGGGCGGGCGAAAACGAACTTTTACTACACGAAACCGCCCTGGGCTGGGCGATCACCCACGGCATAACCAAAGACGAGACCAAGTTCATCCCCATGACCGCCACGGTGTGA
- a CDS encoding lipopolysaccharide biosynthesis protein, whose protein sequence is MSLHKEQNTENDPQQTREEDEKLFSRIKFWGKDAIFKKVVSNSAYLFASQAISAVLSVLAANLLGVASFGELGVVISFVTNINRLLSFRMGDFVVRYMGGFLAEDKRKHASAIIKVGGLAELSTSLLAYLVLLILSRWGALTFAKDLAVQPLFIIYGITILSNMITETATGALQVTGHFKSLALINFIQSLVTIGLFALVFLVKGGVFAVMLVYLAGKTILGLGPVFVALYWLPKHLGKGWWRTTLRGNLPERKEMLSFAVNSNFSGMVTTLARDSEVLWVSYFFDTSVAGYFKVAQAVINLVVMPITPFISTTFPEITRHVARREWNRLKQLLIRVTTVSGAWTGTVAAGLLLLGRQLLFSPWMLFGRTIYIYKEAYAPAFAVLMVLMVGYGIANTFYWDRSLLLAFGRAELPLRVSFLAMLGKIGLAFLIVPVLGYLSEAALLSAYFVVTVSILVWKGLAEIRHQ, encoded by the coding sequence ATGAGCCTTCACAAGGAACAAAACACAGAAAACGATCCACAGCAGACCCGGGAAGAGGACGAAAAGCTGTTTTCCAGAATTAAATTCTGGGGCAAGGACGCCATCTTCAAAAAGGTTGTCAGCAATTCAGCCTATTTATTTGCCAGCCAGGCCATCAGCGCTGTGCTCAGCGTCCTGGCTGCCAATCTTCTGGGTGTGGCGAGCTTTGGTGAATTGGGGGTGGTGATCAGCTTTGTCACCAATATCAACCGCCTGCTGTCCTTCCGGATGGGTGATTTTGTGGTCCGCTACATGGGGGGATTTTTGGCTGAGGACAAGCGCAAACACGCCTCAGCGATAATCAAAGTGGGCGGTCTGGCAGAACTCTCCACCTCGCTTCTGGCATACCTGGTATTGCTCATCCTGTCTCGCTGGGGCGCACTGACCTTCGCCAAGGACCTCGCCGTTCAGCCGTTGTTCATCATTTACGGGATCACGATCCTCAGCAATATGATCACCGAAACCGCCACCGGCGCGCTGCAGGTGACCGGTCACTTCAAATCACTGGCGCTGATCAATTTTATCCAGAGCCTGGTCACCATCGGCTTGTTCGCCCTGGTATTCCTCGTGAAAGGGGGTGTGTTTGCCGTCATGCTGGTATACCTGGCGGGTAAGACGATCCTGGGGCTCGGCCCGGTTTTTGTTGCCCTGTACTGGCTACCCAAACACCTGGGGAAGGGCTGGTGGCGAACTACCTTGCGCGGCAACCTGCCAGAGCGCAAAGAGATGTTAAGCTTTGCTGTCAATTCCAACTTCAGCGGTATGGTCACCACCCTGGCGCGCGATAGCGAGGTGCTGTGGGTGAGCTATTTCTTCGATACCTCGGTAGCCGGCTATTTTAAGGTTGCACAGGCCGTGATCAACCTGGTGGTGATGCCGATCACACCTTTCATCAGCACCACCTTTCCGGAGATCACCCGACACGTTGCCCGCCGCGAATGGAACCGGCTCAAGCAATTGCTCATCCGTGTCACCACCGTCTCAGGCGCCTGGACGGGGACTGTGGCTGCCGGGTTGTTGCTGTTAGGGCGGCAACTGCTTTTTTCGCCCTGGATGCTGTTTGGACGCACCATTTATATCTACAAAGAAGCGTATGCACCAGCTTTTGCGGTGTTAATGGTGCTGATGGTCGGTTATGGAATCGCCAATACCTTCTACTGGGACCGTTCCCTGCTGCTGGCTTTTGGCAGGGCAGAATTGCCCTTAAGAGTCAGCTTTCTCGCCATGTTGGGCAAGATCGGGCTGGCATTTTTGATCGTGCCGGTGCTGGGCTACCTGTCGGAAGCAGCCCTGTTAAGCGCATATTTCGTGGTCACGGTGAGCATTTTAGTCTGGAAAGGCTTGGCGGAGATCCGGCACCAGTAG